A region from the Candidatus Latescibacterota bacterium genome encodes:
- a CDS encoding Smr/MutS family protein: MKESDDSIEYPIDGTLDLHMFAPSDTKELIPAYLAECLRKNIFQVRIVHGKGTGALRETVHSILRKLDIVDSFDLAGESGGGWGATIVSLRVVEDCPGD, encoded by the coding sequence ATGAAGGAATCTGACGACTCCATCGAATACCCGATCGACGGCACGCTGGACCTGCACATGTTCGCTCCTTCTGATACGAAAGAACTTATCCCAGCATACCTGGCCGAATGTCTCAGGAAAAATATCTTCCAGGTGAGAATAGTACACGGAAAGGGAACGGGCGCCCTCAGGGAAACGGTCCATTCTATCCTGCGGAAACTCGATATAGTCGATTCATTCGATCTTGCGGGGGAAAGTGGTGGCGGCTGGGGCGCTACCATAGTATCGCTACGCGTGGTTGAAGACTGTCCGGGAGATTAG
- a CDS encoding DUF2461 domain-containing protein: MTNMDNFDGFSAETISFLKTVQSKNSKKWFEDHRRDYNEYLLGPLRALVMTLSRSVIGIDSRIETSPTINRTISKIFRDTRFSKDKSLFRNEAWISFKRKRKDRMTIPEFYFYLTPESYEYGMGYYSADRASMDLFRNAITQAPASFRKTLMFENNKTMDFERFEDRYKRIISNKGPEDLQDWYQMKSFCCRIKKQNDKILFDRQLADDIGKAFSVLTPLYLFIINCTIAQ; encoded by the coding sequence TTGACGAACATGGATAACTTCGATGGCTTCTCTGCCGAGACCATCTCATTTCTGAAGACTGTCCAATCGAAGAACAGCAAAAAATGGTTCGAGGATCATAGACGCGATTATAACGAATATCTTCTCGGCCCGTTACGCGCACTCGTCATGACTCTGTCCCGTTCTGTCATTGGGATCGACTCGAGAATCGAGACTTCACCTACCATCAATCGGACAATTTCGAAGATATTCAGAGACACAAGATTCTCGAAGGATAAATCACTTTTCCGGAATGAAGCCTGGATAAGCTTTAAACGAAAAAGAAAAGACAGGATGACCATCCCCGAATTCTACTTCTATCTCACTCCTGAATCATATGAATACGGCATGGGGTATTACAGTGCAGACCGCGCATCCATGGATCTTTTTCGGAACGCCATCACACAGGCGCCTGCATCATTCAGAAAAACACTCATGTTTGAAAATAACAAAACAATGGACTTCGAACGATTCGAAGACAGATACAAACGTATCATCAGCAACAAAGGCCCGGAAGATCTCCAGGACTGGTACCAAATGAAATCATTCTGTTGCAGGATTAAAAAGCAAAACGACAAGATCCTTTTTGACAGGCAACTGGCTGATGATATCGGAAAAGCCTTCAGCGTTCTGACTCCCCTTTACCTCTTCATCATAAACTGCACAATAGCACAATAG
- a CDS encoding methylated-DNA--[protein]-cysteine S-methyltransferase encodes MVNKTITLIDSPVGELFLEQREGMLTRLHFVSDGEKQGLEKSGRSDPSAFREVISQLEAYFRGELREFDVPLLLEGTEFQKRAWKVLQKIPYGETISYGEQAIRMGSPKAVRAVGGANHRNPVAIIVPCHRVIGKSGDLTGFGGGLDIKARLLELEKV; translated from the coding sequence ATGGTTAATAAAACGATAACCTTGATTGACAGCCCCGTCGGAGAGCTGTTCCTGGAGCAGCGGGAGGGGATGCTCACCCGATTGCATTTTGTTTCCGACGGTGAAAAGCAGGGACTGGAAAAAAGTGGAAGATCAGACCCGTCGGCTTTCAGGGAAGTGATATCTCAGCTCGAAGCATATTTCAGGGGTGAACTCAGAGAGTTCGATGTTCCACTTTTACTTGAGGGAACGGAGTTTCAAAAAAGAGCATGGAAGGTGCTTCAGAAAATCCCTTACGGGGAGACGATCAGTTACGGAGAGCAGGCGATCCGGATGGGCAGCCCGAAGGCTGTCAGGGCAGTAGGAGGGGCTAACCACAGGAACCCCGTCGCGATAATCGTGCCTTGCCACAGGGTCATAGGAAAATCCGGAGACCTGACCGGGTTTGGAGGAGGACTCGACATAAAGGCCCGATTGCTTGAACTGGAAAAGGTGTAA
- the ald gene encoding alanine dehydrogenase has translation MIIGVPKEIKKDEYRVALLPVGAETLTKMGHTVLIEKNAGVGSGFEDAEYKAAGAKIIPTAKAVFAKADMIIKVKEPQPVEVKMIRKDQIIFTYFHFAAARALTVGMAKTGAISIAYETMEEMDGTLPLLTPMSEVAGRMATQEGAKYLERPMGGLGMLLGGVPGVTPAHVTILGGGVVGTHAAKMAAGLGANVVILDLDLERMRYLADVMPANVTFLMSNPANIRDEIAKADLLIGAVLIKGAKAPKLVTKKMLKSMKNGSVIVDVAVDQGGCIETIKPTTHSKPTYVVEGVIHYAVANMPGAVARTSTIALTNATFPYAVQIANKGYVTAALENETIWTGINIIDGKITDPAVAQAFRMKYTPLEDVIV, from the coding sequence ATGATTATCGGAGTACCGAAAGAGATCAAGAAGGACGAATATCGTGTCGCCCTCCTTCCGGTCGGCGCGGAAACGCTGACAAAGATGGGACACACCGTCCTTATCGAGAAGAATGCTGGTGTAGGAAGTGGTTTCGAGGACGCCGAATACAAGGCCGCCGGCGCAAAGATAATCCCCACCGCAAAGGCCGTGTTCGCCAAGGCTGATATGATCATCAAGGTCAAGGAGCCCCAGCCCGTCGAAGTGAAAATGATCCGTAAGGACCAGATCATTTTCACATATTTCCATTTTGCGGCCGCCCGCGCGCTTACTGTCGGAATGGCCAAGACCGGAGCCATCTCTATCGCCTATGAGACGATGGAAGAGATGGACGGCACCCTTCCTCTCCTCACTCCGATGAGTGAAGTCGCTGGCCGCATGGCGACCCAGGAAGGAGCCAAATACCTCGAGCGTCCGATGGGCGGTCTTGGAATGCTCCTCGGTGGAGTCCCCGGTGTCACTCCGGCACATGTCACCATACTGGGCGGCGGAGTCGTCGGTACGCACGCTGCCAAGATGGCCGCTGGCCTCGGCGCCAACGTCGTCATCCTGGACCTCGACCTCGAGCGCATGCGTTATCTTGCAGATGTAATGCCGGCTAACGTCACCTTCCTGATGTCGAATCCAGCAAATATCCGTGACGAGATCGCCAAGGCCGACCTTCTTATCGGCGCTGTCCTTATCAAGGGCGCAAAGGCTCCCAAGCTCGTAACTAAAAAGATGCTCAAGTCCATGAAAAACGGTTCGGTCATCGTGGACGTAGCGGTGGATCAGGGCGGCTGTATCGAGACGATCAAGCCGACCACACACTCCAAGCCGACCTATGTCGTCGAGGGCGTCATCCATTACGCCGTAGCAAACATGCCGGGCGCGGTTGCCAGGACATCGACGATCGCACTGACTAACGCCACATTCCCCTACGCTGTCCAGATAGCGAACAAGGGTTATGTGACGGCCGCTCTCGAAAACGAGACGATCTGGACAGGAATCAACATCATCGACGGCAAGATCACCGATCCGGCCGTGGCGCAGGCCTTCAGAATGAAGTACACGCCTCTGGAAGATGTGATCGTATAG
- a CDS encoding glutamine--tRNA ligase/YqeY domain fusion protein, producing MPDKIEKNTGSPGESLDFIRTIIEEDNTYGKHDGRVHTRFPPEPNGYLHIGHAKSICLNFGIAGQYNGLCNLRFDDTNPSREDVEYVDSIMEDVRWLGFDWDDRLFYASDYFGQLYEYGVQLIKTGKAFICDLNAEEVREYRGTLTEPGKESPFRDRSIEENLDLFERMKAGEFEDGSKTLRAKIDMSSGNINMRDPVTYRIQRSTHHRTGDKWCIYPMYDFAHCCSDSLEGITHSICTLEFEDHRPLYEWYLEQLDIFRSRQIEFARLNLTYTIMSKRKLLRLVEEGHVTGWDDPLMPTISGLRRRGYTPESIRAFADIIGVAKRDSIVSIDLLNHGLREDLNKRAPRVMAVLRPLKVVIENYPEDGFEEVEAIINPEDPSAGTRSLPFSREIYIESTDFMEDPPRKFFRLAPGREVRLKHAYFITCKSVVKDEKTGEVIELRCTYDPETGGGEAPDGRKVKGTLHWVSASHALGATVRLYEHLFTTENPADAEEGKDFMDYINPEALEVLTGCKVEPSLAKTIPLDHFQFLRHGYFCTDSDSTEGSLIFNRTVGLRDSWAKMQKKKTK from the coding sequence ATGCCAGATAAGATCGAAAAGAATACCGGTTCCCCAGGAGAGTCTCTGGACTTTATCAGAACGATAATCGAGGAAGACAACACGTACGGCAAGCATGACGGCCGGGTCCACACGAGGTTTCCACCCGAACCGAACGGCTATCTGCATATAGGCCACGCAAAATCGATCTGTCTGAACTTCGGCATAGCCGGGCAGTATAACGGACTCTGCAATCTCCGGTTCGATGATACCAATCCGAGCAGGGAAGATGTCGAATATGTCGACTCGATCATGGAGGATGTCCGCTGGCTGGGATTCGACTGGGATGACAGGCTTTTTTACGCTTCCGATTATTTCGGTCAGTTATACGAATACGGGGTGCAGCTCATAAAGACCGGCAAGGCTTTCATCTGCGATCTCAACGCTGAAGAGGTCCGTGAATACCGCGGCACTCTCACCGAGCCGGGAAAGGAAAGCCCATTCCGCGATCGAAGCATCGAAGAAAACCTCGATCTGTTCGAAAGGATGAAAGCCGGAGAGTTCGAGGATGGATCAAAGACCCTCAGGGCGAAGATAGACATGTCTTCGGGCAACATCAATATGCGCGATCCGGTCACATACAGGATACAGAGGAGTACACATCACAGGACCGGCGACAAATGGTGCATCTACCCGATGTACGATTTCGCTCACTGCTGTTCCGATTCACTCGAGGGTATAACACATTCCATATGTACGCTCGAGTTCGAGGACCACAGGCCCCTGTATGAATGGTACCTCGAGCAGCTCGATATCTTCAGGTCACGCCAGATCGAGTTCGCCAGGCTGAACCTCACATATACGATCATGAGCAAGCGAAAACTACTGCGGCTCGTCGAGGAGGGCCACGTCACAGGCTGGGACGATCCGCTGATGCCCACTATCTCAGGCCTGAGAAGGCGCGGATACACACCCGAATCGATAAGAGCCTTCGCGGATATCATCGGAGTAGCCAAGAGAGACAGCATAGTATCGATAGACCTTCTGAACCATGGCCTGCGCGAGGACCTCAATAAAAGGGCGCCGCGTGTTATGGCTGTCCTGAGACCACTGAAGGTAGTGATCGAGAACTACCCCGAGGACGGCTTCGAAGAGGTCGAGGCGATCATCAATCCCGAAGACCCCTCTGCCGGGACTCGCAGTCTTCCGTTCTCGCGGGAGATCTATATAGAAAGCACCGACTTCATGGAAGACCCTCCACGAAAGTTCTTCCGCCTGGCCCCGGGACGGGAAGTAAGGCTCAAGCACGCCTACTTCATCACATGCAAATCGGTCGTAAAGGACGAAAAGACTGGCGAAGTGATCGAACTGCGCTGCACATACGACCCGGAGACGGGTGGTGGCGAGGCTCCAGACGGCAGGAAGGTCAAAGGGACCCTCCACTGGGTATCCGCCTCCCACGCTCTCGGTGCCACGGTCAGGCTGTACGAGCATCTCTTTACTACCGAGAATCCGGCAGACGCCGAAGAGGGCAAGGATTTCATGGACTACATCAACCCGGAAGCTCTCGAGGTACTCACAGGCTGCAAGGTGGAACCGAGCCTCGCGAAAACTATTCCGCTGGATCATTTCCAGTTTCTCAGACATGGCTATTTCTGTACGGACAGCGATTCGACCGAAGGATCCCTCATCTTTAACAGGACCGTCGGCCTGCGTGACAGCTGGGCAAAGATGCAGAAAAAGAAAACCAAATGA
- a CDS encoding peptidylprolyl isomerase, producing the protein MKRISTAVMAMIIPALIFQGCGEKSEQDGETTTNTSAAVEAGAGGVAITVNGKEITGGEIDHEVRLMMQQMGGRVSPDQMQSMASAVKQQAVNNIINRTLLRGAAERDNIPATDEDIAGRIDQIKSNFDTEEAFTNQLESSGLTMEAFNIEIRYTIMIETLMEKITANLTGAGEVQAREFYDSNTDRFAKPEQIKASHILIKVAPEDTDAIKSDKRNRLAQLKSKIDEGADFATLASENSDCPSSSNGGDLGFFGRGQMVKPFDDAAFALSTGEISEIVETRFGYHVIKVTEKSESTMTPFETVKDEIVQYLDGMNKQAEVEKYVAALKDLATIEFADSSLIQ; encoded by the coding sequence ATGAAAAGAATATCAACAGCTGTTATGGCGATGATTATTCCGGCCCTCATATTCCAGGGCTGTGGCGAGAAGTCGGAGCAGGATGGGGAAACGACCACCAATACCAGTGCTGCGGTTGAAGCCGGTGCAGGGGGAGTTGCTATCACCGTCAACGGCAAGGAGATAACCGGAGGCGAGATCGATCACGAAGTCAGGCTCATGATGCAGCAGATGGGTGGCCGCGTCAGCCCCGATCAGATGCAGTCGATGGCATCTGCAGTCAAGCAGCAGGCAGTCAACAACATCATCAACAGGACATTGCTCAGAGGGGCCGCTGAAAGGGACAATATTCCGGCGACGGATGAGGATATTGCTGGAAGAATCGATCAGATAAAGAGCAACTTCGACACTGAAGAAGCTTTTACGAATCAGCTCGAGTCCAGCGGCCTGACGATGGAAGCTTTCAATATAGAGATCAGATACACGATAATGATCGAGACCTTGATGGAAAAGATCACCGCAAACCTGACAGGTGCTGGCGAAGTGCAGGCTAGGGAGTTCTACGATTCGAACACGGATCGTTTCGCAAAGCCCGAACAGATAAAAGCAAGCCATATCCTCATCAAGGTGGCTCCCGAGGATACAGACGCGATCAAGTCCGACAAGAGAAACAGGCTGGCCCAGTTGAAGTCCAAAATCGATGAGGGTGCAGACTTTGCCACTCTGGCTTCTGAGAATTCCGATTGCCCCAGTTCGAGCAATGGCGGGGACCTTGGTTTCTTTGGTCGTGGACAGATGGTAAAACCATTTGATGATGCCGCATTCGCTCTCTCCACAGGAGAGATCAGCGAGATCGTCGAGACCCGGTTCGGTTATCATGTTATCAAGGTCACTGAAAAGAGCGAATCGACCATGACTCCCTTTGAAACAGTGAAAGATGAGATCGTCCAGTATCTTGACGGGATGAACAAACAGGCGGAAGTGGAGAAATATGTAGCCGCTCTGAAGGATCTTGCGACCATAGAATTCGCTGATTCCAGTCTGATTCAGTAA
- the gdhA gene encoding NADP-specific glutamate dehydrogenase produces MSDVTAFMDYIKARDPHQPEFHQAVLEVADSLMPFIKKNPKYSKYRILERIAEPERVIMFRVPWVDDKGEIQVNRGFRVEMNSAIGPYKGGMRFHPTVYLGMLKFLAFEQVFKNSLTTLPMGGGKGGSDFDPKGKSDGEVMRFCQSLMSELFRHIGPNTDVPAGDIGVGGREIGFMFGQYKKLTNEFTGVLTGKGRNWGGSRIRPEATGYGQVYFAQEMLKVKGDSLEGKVCTVSGSGNVAQYATEKCLDLGAKVVTMSDSAGTIHDPEGIDRDKLAWVMELKNVKRGRIKEYADEFKCEYHEGKRPWFVKCDVALPSATQNEINVDDAKELVKNGCFLVSEGANMPSEPEAIEVYLENKVMYGLGKAANAGGVATSGLEMSQNSLRLSWSREEVDAKLLGIMQAIHEQCVEYGKEGDYINYVNGANVAGFIKIADSMIDQGIV; encoded by the coding sequence ATGTCCGACGTTACTGCGTTCATGGATTATATTAAAGCCAGAGACCCTCATCAGCCTGAATTTCATCAGGCTGTATTGGAAGTCGCCGACTCACTGATGCCATTCATCAAGAAAAACCCGAAATATTCAAAGTACAGGATCCTTGAGAGGATAGCGGAGCCGGAACGCGTGATCATGTTCCGTGTGCCCTGGGTAGATGACAAGGGTGAGATCCAGGTAAACAGAGGATTCCGTGTAGAGATGAACAGCGCTATCGGTCCGTATAAGGGTGGTATGCGTTTCCATCCGACCGTATATCTTGGCATGTTGAAGTTCCTGGCCTTTGAGCAGGTATTCAAGAATTCACTTACTACGCTTCCGATGGGTGGCGGCAAGGGTGGATCCGACTTCGATCCTAAAGGCAAATCTGATGGCGAAGTCATGCGTTTCTGCCAGTCCCTCATGAGTGAACTCTTTCGCCACATCGGCCCGAACACCGACGTCCCCGCTGGTGATATCGGCGTTGGCGGCAGGGAGATCGGTTTCATGTTCGGTCAGTACAAGAAACTCACAAACGAATTCACCGGTGTTCTCACCGGAAAGGGCCGCAACTGGGGTGGAAGTCGCATCCGTCCAGAAGCCACAGGTTATGGACAGGTCTATTTCGCGCAGGAGATGCTCAAGGTCAAGGGCGACTCTCTGGAAGGCAAGGTCTGCACGGTATCCGGATCGGGTAACGTCGCACAGTATGCCACCGAGAAATGCCTCGACCTCGGCGCAAAGGTAGTTACCATGTCCGATTCCGCCGGAACGATTCACGATCCCGAAGGAATCGATCGCGACAAGCTGGCGTGGGTCATGGAGCTCAAAAACGTCAAGCGTGGTCGTATCAAGGAATACGCCGACGAGTTCAAGTGCGAATACCACGAGGGCAAACGTCCCTGGTTCGTCAAATGTGATGTCGCTCTCCCGAGCGCCACGCAGAACGAGATCAATGTCGATGATGCGAAAGAACTCGTCAAAAACGGTTGTTTCCTGGTCTCCGAGGGCGCGAACATGCCCAGCGAGCCGGAAGCCATCGAAGTCTATCTCGAGAACAAGGTCATGTACGGTCTGGGCAAAGCTGCCAACGCCGGTGGAGTGGCAACTTCCGGTCTTGAGATGTCTCAGAACTCCCTGCGTCTCAGCTGGAGTCGTGAGGAAGTAGACGCCAAGCTTCTCGGCATCATGCAGGCCATTCACGAGCAGTGTGTCGAGTATGGCAAGGAAGGCGATTACATCAACTACGTGAACGGCGCCAACGTCGCCGGTTTCATCAAGATCGCCGATTCGATGATCGACCAGGGTATCGTATAA